agtttagatctaattcaatcaataaaatagtggatgtaacaaatagtcaacactatggttgactaaTAGAATTGCTTCAAATTAGCTAAgtataggattgagtaacaattagcaacttttgatttaattcaatcaattaaaaaaaaaagtagatgtAACAAGTAGTAAATACTAtcgttgactttaattgaaatatgaattatctcaattagttaattattaaatagaattgagtgaCAATTAGCAAGTTCATATCTAATTCattcaatttaaacaaaaatagtggaTGTTACGAGAGTTAACATTATGATAATGGTTGACTTTGATTGAAATAtttaattatctcaatttaggaaagtattagatatgattgagtaacaattaacaagttttgatttaagtcaattatttttttaaaatatggatgtaacaagtagtcaacactatggttgactttagtTGCAATATTAAACTATCTCAGTTTAGTTAAgcattagatatgattgaataacaattatcaagttttgattcaattcattttttttttaaatagacaATGTGACAAGTGGTGTCTCTTCGTAGACAATCGATAAAACTGAAACGATACAAAGAgacgtaacaagtagtcaacactatggttgactttgatTGAAGTTGAATTTTCTCAATTTAGCTAAGCATCAACCAATATTAAGTAAAAGTTTTCCCAAGTGTTGATTCAATtcaatcatatttttttttatataaaataagtGGATATAACAAGTAGTCAaacactatgattgactttaattgaaatgtTGAATTATCTTAGTTTTTCTACGAGTTAGATAAATTTGAGTACCAAttagcaagttttgatttaattccatcatttttttttaaaggatgtAACAagcagtcaacactatggttgactctaattgaaatattaaattatctcaaattagctaagtattatatatgattgAGTAATAGCTATCACctttttaatttaattcaatcaacttttaaaaaataaaataatgaatGTAACAAGTAGTTGACATTGTGATTGGTTTTAATtaaaacattgaattatctcaatttgtTGAGCATTAGATAGGATTGGATCGAATAAATATTTTGTAATTGCtgatttaattaaattaatttaagaaaataaaaaaacagTGAATGTAACAATTAGTCAACACCGAGTTGACTTTAATGGAAACATtgaatttagctaagtattagatagaattgaataacaattagcaaTTTTCGATTTacttcaatcaattttttttttaaaaaaaatagatggTTTAACAAGTAGTCACACTATTGTTGACTTTGAATTAAAGATTTATTCTAGCAAGAATTTGGATAAGTTTTAGATATAATTGAGGAACAATTAGCAAGttttaatttaattcaatcaattttttttttttaaaatgacaaAAACCGGATGAAACAAGCAATCAACACTATGATTAACTGTAATTGAAATGTTGAATTACTTCAATTTAGCTaaatattatataggattgagtaaatatttttactaaattttgattcaattcaatcattttttatataaaataaatgcaatttcgtcaaaaaatTAGACAATTTTTGTATGTAATTTAGGActtttttaatattgtttaaaCGATATTTCTAGGGTACATTAACTTGTAGTTGGTATTGATAGACCGTATATATAGGTTGACCAAATAACTAAATTAGGTGTATGTATAATCTTTTTTTAAACAAACCAGTAAGTAGACTTAGTGGATATTTTATTAGAAACCAAACAAAAAGAAACGTAAAACCAAAGAGTCtcaaaacaacaaacaaaaataaaTGTCAGCTAagtgtagagaaatatagcagaagaaaggtAAATCGGGAAGatcttctgctagcccaagatcgttaactaagattAGAAGATTCAATTAAAGAAGAGGAAACTATGGAAAGGAAAAGTTTACTTGAATTGGCTTGTATTGGTagtattagcttacaattggggttagttacaaatgactaaggccacccctatttatacttgtatATGGATGGTTCTAGAAATACTTCTAGATACATCCATTAGAAAAATCTAGTCATCTTTATCTCCTACCACTACTCTAGAATATCTTGATATTATTCTAAATACAAAATGATCTAGATAATTCTACCCTCAACTATAAATATCTagtgtctagaatttctagacatttcctaatacaatatatatcaaagatattacattataactttctagaaactcttctaattatctatgatatttattcttccaaaaaaCTAACTTTAATTTTTTACACTCCCCCTTAAAGTAATTTTTTGGAAGCTATCCTGAATTTGTCGTAGAAGAACTCAGACGAAGCTTTTGGACATGCCTTGGTGAAGATCTCAGCAATGTTTTCCCGACATTTCTTCCTTCTTCAAATGATGATGGTTTTCCGTTGATAATTGGGCCTCCAAAGAAACATGAATACGTCTTGATAAAATTTTCATCTCTGTAGCGGGCAGACTTGCCACTATTTCTTTTTGGCCTTTGCGAACCACGTGAATCATCTTTATGCTGAATTTTACATTCTTGAGTTTCCAGACTCTCCCTTTATCTTAGCTCCTTAACAATTGTGTTATCTGGAGAAACACCTGAGTCGGTGACGATCTGATCATGAATTTCCTTCGAAGCCTCAATACCAACACAGGATCCACCACTAGATTCCCTTTTCAACTCGTCAATAAATTGTTTGGCAGCTTCAGAGCTTCCAAAAATCATACCGCTTGTATCTCCATATGAAATTGAGCCTTCAAGGTCAACCTCTTTATTTATTTGACCGTCGGCTTCTCCATCTGCTTCCAGTATTTGATCTGAGCTAGTGATTGACTTTGATACGGCAGATGATTGGCCAGAGACTTCAACTTCCACTACGATTCCCTTAATGCTTTCTTCGAAATGGTCACCATTGCCATATATAGTTTCAGAAACTTCATGCTCAGGATCTACTTCAACATCCTCCACGTCTAGACTTTTATTATCAATTTCAGGATCTGCTTCGTTGATTTCCTCGGTAGCAGCTACCACGTCACCAGTCTGAACATCTTCAGAATTTTCTTGCTTCTTGTTGATGACACCAGTGTCTTCCTTCTCCACGTGATGGACCGTATTATCTGCTGTCACAATGAAATCACAACCATTGTTTTCTTGGAAGTTGAAAAATTTAGATTCATCTTCAGTGAGATGGTGCTCACATCCTGAATCCACGATCCAGCCTCTTTCGAAATTGAGAGAAGCCAAGGCATCTACTATTCGAATCTCAGCTACAAAGCACCTTCCCCAATCTTCTTCTTCAGGAGCTCTCTCAGTTTGAGCCATGTAGCTGTCCTTGGCTCGGCAAAATCTTTTTATGTGTCCTACTTTACCACGTTGATAACATTTAAAAGTCTTCTTACCGTTATTAGAATACTCTTCCTTCTGTCTTGGCGAGCTTGACCCTTCATTGAATTGAGAATGTATCATCTCTATTGAGCAACTTCGCTCTTGTATTTCTTTAAAATTCCTCTTGTTAGCAACAAGAGCATTTCTTGCCCCTTCTTTGATAGACACACTAGCCATTTATTTGGCTAGTAGCTCCTGTGATGACaacaaattctcaaactcctccaaggatggttgttgagcccatccttgaattgatgtaacaaaaggaatatattatttcttcaaaccacgaatgataattcttctcattcgtGCTTCAGAGATAGCCTCATCCGGATTTAATAATGAGATCTCTGAACATAAGTTCTTAATCTTCAAAAAATATTCGGCAATAGAAAGAATACCTTGAATGGTGTTAGCCAATTCATTCTCCAAGATCTGTAGCCGCGCTTCATCCTTCTTATTGAACAAATGATCAAGGGTCCTACAAATTTCATGAGCTGATTTGCACCTTATAATATGCTCAAACAAGTTGTGAGAGATGGACCTCTTCAGGATGAACTCCGCCTTCGTATTAATTTGCTTCCACTTCTTGTATGTGCTACTATTTTCTGGTCCGTCAATAGGAGGACTTGTGTAACTACCATTAACAACATCCCATAAATCCTCTCCCACAAGGTAtgactccatacatgtcttccataccttgTAATTGGACTGATTCAACAACTCCATCCCCAGTCCATTAACACGGCCGCTTAAATCCATTTAGAGAAAACAGTTGAATCTACCACTAACCTGATCTTGAAATAAAATCTAGAAGCCAACTACGGCTATGACTCTGATACTATGTAGAGAAATATAGTAGAAGAAAGGTAAATCGGGAAGACCTtttgctagcccaagatcgttaactaaggtcagaagattcaactaaagaagaggaagctatgGAAAAGAAAAGTTTACTTGAAATGACTTGTATTGGTagtattagcttacaattggggttggttacaaatgactaaggccacccctatttatacttgtatAGGGATGACTCTAGAAATACTTCTAGATACATCCATTAGAAAAATCTAGTCATCTTTATCTCCTACCACTACTCTAGAATATCTtgatattattctagatacaaaaggatctagataattctaccctcaactataaatatctaagtgtctagaatttctagacatttcctaatacaatatatatcaaagatattacattataactttctagaaactcttataaatatctatgatatttattcttccaaaaaattaactttaatttttcacacTAAGAAGCCTACCAAAAAAGCTTTCTAGGTCCATGCTATGtatgtataaattatataaaaatattagaGGGAGATAAATTTATGAGTTCtaggtattgaaagaatgaaaaacTTAAGCATGCTATGTGTAATAATTGTTTTGTCTTGAAGCAaaaaaatttgaaggaaaatacCACTTATTGAAGCCAAATCTTCATTAAAGGTAATTAGGACTTTTTAATAGGGTTGTGCCAAGTTATGCCAAATAGCAGCAGCCTTAATTATATTACATAGATCTTGCCTCCCTAAGAAAATAGCATAGGTTTTAGTCAAAATTCAAGTGGATGTGCACCAGTTCCAAGTTGCTTGTCAGAAGGAAATTAATCCTTCATTAGTAGAGTATTCTTCTTAAAGTTATTTTCATCAAATCTGAATAAACAGGCCGGgtgccttcttttggggtggtctttaaattttgcccctcatatttgaaatctttaaattttgcccttcggttaaatcccatgggttccaggttcgaactcccacacagtcaaaatttttaaaaaaattcacagGGCAGAGTTTagatttcgctatgcccccaccggcatacacttgtgaaggaattaccaaagttatacttatgccttatgggcagacttggcataaatATGTCGGGTcaggcataactttggtaattctttcacaagtttatgccgggtccgacataaaagttttcccattaaaagtatgcccccaccggcataaacttgttaaggaattaccaaacttatgccggacccgacatacttatgccttatgggcagacttggcataagtatgccgggtccggcataactttggtaattccttcacaagtttatgccggtgggggcatacttttaatgggcaaacttttatagtatgccacataaggcggaatatttccttaaggcataactaaaagtttgccttctaaggcaaagtctataccttaagaaaaagttctgccttacggggcatacttttggttatgccttaattaaaagtctacccataaggcatagttccttaaggaaaagttttgccccataaggcataactaaactatgccttgaggaaaagttatgccccatccggcataactttagtttttccttaaggactttatgccggatccggcatacactcccccagccttgccttgcgaaattatttttttattttatgcctgagcgggggttcgaacccagaacctcaggtattcaagcgaagggcaaaatttaaagaccacaaatatgaggggcaaaatttaaagaccaccccaaaagaagggcaatccaaTGTAAATTAATTAGGGTTACGTCAATAGCTAATTAAATCATATGACTATGTTTTTGTATTAAGCGTGTGTGACTTCGAAAACAGCACTAATTAATATAGTACTAGTATGTTTTATTATTTCGTATATCTAACATTTCACACTTGAAGCGCACGTTGCGTTACACATAAACATTGTCGTTAGGGGTGTACATAGATCGGATTGGTTCAAATTTTTTAaacatcaaatcaaatcaattgcgtcgggtttttaactttatacaccaaatcaaaccaaaccaataaaattcagttttttcaacctcgggttttctcgggcttttcgggttttttttcggaatagtcttgatacaaaacatataacttttacttcaaatatttctttattcctagtaagatacaactatacacaattaaggtgtttcataagaaaacaACATagaatgtgagaagagtgatgacattgtattaaaatatttaacaaaagataataaaatcggttaaaataaatattgctaattaatgagccataaagaaaatgaccgtaatctaaaaatactaagccatgctaaaataagtacacGGCTgaaagtattaattacatgacaagaaaaaaacttatgtattttcactctctgaatcaattatgcaaaactaaagaatagatatccaatatTATTGTTATTTCTAGTGGTacattgaatttcttttgttagtatagTGTTGAGTTGATTTTCGTTTGGACTTTAtctgagttactaacatccataggatataaaacttattgacattcaaaattcaaaattcaaacttgaataatatgataataagtaaaaaactacgaaaaaatttaagaaatatttataaattacattacaaataaatatttttatgtataaaatattttaaaaattgaatccatgtaatgtcgggttggtttggttcggtttgactttttttagctaaaatcaaaccaaaccaattatggttgTTTTTTTTAAcacaaaccaagtcaaaccaaaccactagtcgggtttttttcttgGTTTGACTAGGTTTaccggtttggtgcggtttgtcggtttactttgtacacccctaattgTAGTAATGTGATTTAAAAGTTAatccctccattccataataagtgactttttaagcttttcattttatttcaaaatcagtggtgctttaggatttcaagaagaaattgatcttcTTTCAAAATGAcccttatttacataatcaagaaacattaagcttttctttttctaaacatttaattagggataagttagtaaaaacacacCTAACTTTCTAGAAGTGAACACTTTCTTAAGGGGGTGTGCATAAGCCTAAAAAGTTCcttattatgaaacggagggagtaatgatTAGATAAGCTTGCAAGAGTGTCCACTCAAGACTATGGCGTAGCTATCTATGAAATTGGAATGAAGATCATGTATGAAATTACTAGACGTGTACCGGTCAAAAGATACATATATTCAATGAAATAGACAAATTAAACCTATAAATTAAACTGATTGGAATACTACCCTAATTGAAGAGAATAGAGTTTAGTTTGGGAGAGGTCACGGGTGTCCAATCTGATTAATAATTAATCGATATCAATTAAACATAGTTTAACCCTGCCAAACTAATACTATCATATTTTAGTTTAAAAGGAAAAGTTAAAGAATACGTAATAGAGAAAAAGTTTTATATGTGTCATTTTGTTAGGACAAGACATGGGAGAAGTAATTGTGGATTCGGAGTCTTTGTGCTGCCTTACCTACCTGCTGAAAGTTCTGCCGAACCTAATTCAATTAAATTGTTTTatctatatataaataattaagtAATTCAGCAAGGTGTTATCTATTCCATATATATCTTAGTTTATTGCCATGCCATAGAGAATCAAAATGAGAAGAAAGAGACTTTTCCATTTCCAGAAAACTAAAGTGATTTTTTCACAAGAAAAGGACTCCAAATTCTAGTGAAAGCATGCATGAGAAAAAGAGAAATTAGGCTACAAACTGCTAGTAGTTTAGAAAGGAGTCTTAGATAAGAAATATTTACTCGCATCCCTTTGCTGTTTATAGTACCATATAACATAATTTAATAATTATAGTGTCCAGGTTAACCTGCACGCATTTCGATTAATTTTACGGGGTACCTGCTACTTCTCATTAGCTAGCACAAATACCgagtaactctatccaccaattAAGGCTTGGACATatgagaagaaatcacctagtgtttttgctTCTGCTGAAATTTGAACCTGAGCTGTTATGATTTTCAATCCACTTCATTGATCACAAAGACAGGGTTAACTCATAAATTAAGATGAGAATACATGTTAATTATTTATATTTGATGACATATCTCGTGTAGTCATAAGTTTAGTGTAAACACCGAATACAAATTAATATTATTGGAGTTCTTATTTTCTTTCTCCCTTTCAATTTCCGGGTCTTAGAAAAGAGTTTAGATGAATGATGTGACTTGACCTAGCCAGAAAAATAAAGATAGTATAACTTTCTTTATCGTCCGTATAAGAACGTATCTAATGGATTAACCATATTTTATTAGGTGGCAGAAGTATACAAACAAATAAAATAGGGAACAGCTAATTGGAACAGGTGCGTACATCAAATCATTTTAAGTTACCACTATTAAGTGATAAATAGATgcaataataataaattaatagAATGTAGGTAATTGGACACTATCTGAGTTGATGTTGGAATTTTTTTAATTGAAGTAAAGTTCATTATGATTAAATTTCTCATACAAAAGACTCGTGTTTCACTTATTACTTTGTCGCATACGTTGATATGAATAAGTTCAATTTTTCCAATAAAATACTCATCATTAACAACTAATAAGAAAGTGACGTTCTCCACTTTGGTCAACAAATTTGAAATCTTGTTCAATAAATACCTCCCTCAGTTGTTCCTATGCAATTATTATTGTAACTTGACCTCACTATTTAGAATTGAAGGAAGACAATCTTGTAAACCCTTTCTATAAATAGTTTAAACAGTCCAAAATAACACTAACAGCAGAATCGTGAAATATTGATTGCTGGTCTGCTGAAAATGCTATCAATGCTTTTCTCAAAACTCTAAAAATGGTAAGTAACACGCAATCTAATCTTTTCCTCTCCTTTGTACTCATTTTCAGATTTCTAGCTAATTTCTCTTCAGTAGTATAACAATAACATAGCTATATATAACATCTTAATCCCAAACAAGTTAATTGGGTTAGCTATATAAATCTATAATATGCATGTCGTCTGTGGCGGAGCTGTTTCACTACagagattcaaaatataaagaaataacaCATAAAAAATCAAGGGAATTCAACTTCTAgcatacatacataagaacaatTTCAACATTTTATATACAGTGTATAATAACTTGAGCTTGTTTTAAAGCTAGTCTTTCTTCAGTAATATTCTCatcattaatttaatttttatttggaGATTTTAGGGTGAAAGAGGAAACACGCCTGATGTAACAGAGTTCATATCCGCCATGGCTGCTGGAAATAATTCTCAGCTCATGGTGATGGCATGCTCCAGCCACCCTGGATCCGCGCTACTAGGCTTAGTAGCGGCGGCTCAACAAACTGGTGGCCGGGTGGTGTACATATTACGTAGAGAGCAAGAAATGCATGCAATTAAAGAAACATTATTGGGAGACTATGCAAATTTTGTTGAGTTTGTGATTGGTGACGATGTTAAAACTTTATTGGCAAGTAACTATGAAGGAGCTGATTTTGTACTTATTGATTGCAAATTGGAGGATTTTCAAGAAGTATTTGAAGCAGCACAACAAGGTGTTAGTGTTAAAGGTGCATTTATTGTAGGGTCCAACGCCCTACATGAAGGACCTAGGTTAAAATTTGATCACAAGGGTTACTTTCTACCCATTGGAGAAGGGTTACTAGTTAGTAAAATTAGTGTTTCAGAAGGTAATAAGATTGTTAGTGGAAGGAGGAGCCATTGGattgttgaggttgatgaatGCACTGGGGAAGAACATATTTATAGGGTCGGTACTTCTCCAAATACAAATTAAAGCACTAGAACTTTTAAGGTTTATGTGGATTTTGGCGATGTGGTGTTCGAGCCAAGTTTCGCTCTTCAACGTTCCTACAAGATATTTGTTATCTCCCAGCAGCACAAGCATCAAATTATTATGTGTGTCCATCAAGACTTAAGCAGATGAGTATCACAAGAATCATACATCTTCAACTATTTCTGCATCTAGTGGAATTTGTACGGTGCATCCACTTTATTGACTATTACATCAAACCTCGGATGCATCAGTAAATCCTGTGACTACTAACAACTGTTGTAAATATAATCCAATTGCCAAATGCCAATTTGCCATAGTTTTCTATCCTTTATAATTATTAAGAGGAGGTTTGAAAATTGATACATGTGTCTATTTGTTTACTAGCTTTGATGACTGCATCTGTTAAAATCCTGATTTCTTCCACCTTTTCCGTTTTATTACATTAACAAAAGCACAAAAAGAAAGATAACTAAACGCAAAGGGCAAATGACCTTAGAAATAGATAAATGTACGATAATATATTGTAACTGTCGTTTTCTCACTGGTGAGAGAGATAAATTAAATGAGAATTTTACATTGTGTACAGAACATATAAGAGATATCTATATTTAATAACTAcattttattttaattacatcTAGTAGCTAAATGTTGTATTTGAATTACCTATCATAGCTACATTATATATTTAAAACGGAaaaggccaaatatacccttgtactattggaaaagcgccaaatatacccctcattatacTTTTGGTCCAAATATTCCCCTGCCGTTATAAATATACCCCTCACCCGTTAAGTTTGTCCAAGAtggacatccaatcctacgtggcactgacatttgatgaggtgaaCGCTACGTGACATGTCAACTTAGCGCCTCTAAGCCATTTTACCCCTACCCTTtatttgttcttccaccactaaaatttcctCTCCTACCCTCCCATTGCCACCATTACAGCCACCATGACCACCTCAATTTATTTATCTCACTTGAAATCTGAAACTTTATTCTGCTTCCATTCAGTGACATTTGATGAGGTCTTTCTACTATTCCTATTATCCATTTAGCCTGTGATAGTGTAACAATCAATTTGATTAGCCAATCTCGTATCTGAGACAATCATTAGTCTCCAGAAACCCTGAAAAAGATGTTGATCAAGCTCCTAAACCAAGAAGCTTGAAGTTGAAGTTCTTGACAAAGGTATCCGTCCCTGTACTTACCGGAGTGGAAATTAAAGGAGAAGGAGGTAAATCTATTGAAGTGGCTCTAGTTGATGATAATACCGGAGCAATAAATTTTGAACCATGTGTACTTACCAGAGCAATCTATTGCTATTGAGCCACTGGATGTAAGATAAAGTTTCACCGTTCACATTAGATAAATAAATTGAGAGGGtcattgtcacgccccgaatcatggcctgggcgtaacacgacactcggtgccttactgcatgtgaccgaacgaaccacattgcttgttgaatcatcatgaggcataacatgagcagaATACAACGTGAAttcatgatgagcctttataaaatgcaataagtcataataattaatcaaaatacttatttaaacatgagtgcggaaataacatgaatgagccaaaatggctatacgactccgaaagtgtgacatgacataactgacttgtcc
The sequence above is a segment of the Lycium barbarum isolate Lr01 chromosome 6, ASM1917538v2, whole genome shotgun sequence genome. Coding sequences within it:
- the LOC132600034 gene encoding uncharacterized protein LOC132600034 → MGERGNTPDVTEFISAMAAGNNSQLMVMACSSHPGSALLGLVAAAQQTGGRVVYILRREQEMHAIKETLLGDYANFVEFVIGDDVKTLLASNYEGADFVLIDCKLEDFQEVFEAAQQGVSVKGAFIVGSNALHEGPRLKFDHKGYFLPIGEGLLVSKISVSEGNKIVSGRRSHWIVEVDECTGEEHIYRVGTSPNTN